In the genome of Gemmatimonadota bacterium, the window GCTCATCTCCACGTTGCCCGCGGCCACCGCGGCCGGCGCGCGCGCGGCGAGACAGCAATCGTCGGGCGTCGTGATGACGATCGGACGCGCGATCCCCTCGTTGGTGGGCACGTCGTCGGGGAGCAGCGCGCGCAGCACGAAGAGCGCCGCGGCGCGCGTGACCTGGAGGGGACAGTTCACGTTGCCGCGCACCATCGCCGACGTGCCGGCGAAATCGAGGTGCAGCTGCCCGCCGCGCACCGCAAGGGCGACGCGCAGCGGGACCTCGGCGTCGGAGACGCCATCACCCTCGAGCGCATCTTCGGCAACGCCCTTGGCCCCGTCGAGCACGGCGAGGCGGCTCACCGCACGGCGTTCGGCATAGTCGAGGAGGCCCGACGTCACCGCCGCGAGCCGCGCGGCACCGTGCTGGGCGAGGAGTGCGCGCCAGCCGCGCGCGCCCACATCGCACGCGGCGCGCTGCGCGGCGAGATCGCCCCGCCGTTCCTGGGGCGTGCGGACGTTCGCAAGGATGAGCGCGAGCATCTCCTCCTGCGGCACCCCGCCGCGCTCGAGCCGCACCGGCGGCAGGATGAGCCCCTCCTGCACGAGTTCGGTCGCGCCCTGCGGCATCGAGCCCGGGCTCATCCCGCCGACATCGGCGTGGTGTGCGCGCACGACCGCATACCCGGCGATGGCGCCGCGCCCGTCATCGATCGCCTCGACCATCGTGAGGTCGGGGAGGTGCGACCCGCCCTGCCAGGGCGAGTTGAGCAGGAAGACGTCGCCCGCGGCGGGGCGCGCCTCGCGCACCGCACGGACGGCCTCGGGGAGCGCACCGAGATGCACGGGGATGTGCGCGGCCTGCGCGACCATCCGGCCCTCCGCGTCGAACAGCGCGCACGACGCATCGCGTCGCTCGCGGATGTTGGGGGAGAGCGCACCGCGCACCAGGACGGAGCCCATCTCCTCGGCGACCATCGAGACGAGCGAGGACCAGACGGAGAGCTCGAGCGGATCGAGCGCGACGGGACCTTCGCTCACGCGTCCTCCCGGTCGAGGCGCCAGCCGCCGATGGCGAGCGCGCTGGCGCGCCAGCCCGTCGCGATCCAGAG includes:
- a CDS encoding hydantoinase B/oxoprolinase family protein, producing MVAEEMGSVLVRGALSPNIRERRDASCALFDAEGRMVAQAAHIPVHLGALPEAVRAVREARPAAGDVFLLNSPWQGGSHLPDLTMVEAIDDGRGAIAGYAVVRAHHADVGGMSPGSMPQGATELVQEGLILPPVRLERGGVPQEEMLALILANVRTPQERRGDLAAQRAACDVGARGWRALLAQHGAARLAAVTSGLLDYAERRAVSRLAVLDGAKGVAEDALEGDGVSDAEVPLRVALAVRGGQLHLDFAGTSAMVRGNVNCPLQVTRAAALFVLRALLPDDVPTNEGIARPIVITTPDDCCLAARAPAAVAAGNVEMSQRITDLLFTAFAAAGVEVPAQGQGTMNNITFGGAGWTFYETLGGGQGASAKGPGPDAVHVGMSNTRNTPIESLERAYPIVIERYAVRRGSGGAGRHRGGDGVIRAYRVLAPCTVTLLTERRSRAPRGAMGGAAGMPGENLLNGQPLPAKCRRDLVPGDVIELRTPGGGGWGAPPVSP